Proteins from a single region of Electrophorus electricus isolate fEleEle1 chromosome 5, fEleEle1.pri, whole genome shotgun sequence:
- the slc4a2b gene encoding anion exchange protein 2b isoform X1 has product MSNLQASNQLTDHVTVLTHYPVHTGHGTQMEEEEDEGDLNKALGVQRFQQILRTNPRMPSEQQRTYSEEDFEYHRQSSHHIHHALSKHHSDGRRHRSGKKRKKTKDQKVSPGASGDEEEEEEESVSPAGSTVPRTEPDVKEGVQFFVSDDDRHLPLFDGSESSTPAQGVQLPISSGGTEDICHDDATEAPPRGSISLPHSYDPPKHHHTANLTGMEGAKYRRIPNDEAETQTLASAHLEGIKSHRLEDVPGVRRHLVRKSNKAHVVHVSKDHQELSTRNRKLDRTPHEVFVELNELILDKNQELQWRERARWIKFEEDVEEETDRWGKPHVASLSFRSLLELRKTISHGAVLLDLDQKTLPGIAHQVVEQMIISDQIKAEDRTNVLRALLLKHSHPSDEKEHASFPRNISAVSLASLMAHHPHHHSSSSNHLSQPETSVTEPLMGSPTPKADTILHTETEKNEKETAPASGMHKSKSKHELKLLEKIPENAEATVVLVGSVDFLEQPTMAFVRLLEAVELDSVLEVPVPVRFLFVLLGPPSTSMDYHQIGRSISTLMSDKSFHEAAYLADERQDLLNAINSFLDCSIVLPPSELGGEELLRSVAHFQREMLRKREEQEVGLMSKEPKSTEEKEALLAPFKPDDDPLQRTGRPFGGLIRDVRRRYPKYISDFKDALDPQCMAAIIFIYFAALSPAITFGGLLGEKTEGLIGVSELIVATCIQGVLFCLLGAQPLLVVGFSGPLLVFEEAFFSFCKSNDLEYLTGRVWIGFWLVVIVVVMVALEGSFLVRFVSRFTQEIFSILISLIFIYETFYKLAKIFQEHPLQRCSFVNGSVLPNASESSSVENLTWNQLAENSSSPGTAKVIGEPNTALLSLVLMSGTFFIAFYLRKFKNSAFFPGRLRRVIGDFGVPIAILVMVLVDYSIQDTYTQKLSVPHGFSVTTPAKRGWVVNPLGSQTHFPIWMMAASALPALLVFILIFMETQITTLIVSKKERMLIKGSGFHLDLLLIVTVGGICALFGLPWMAAATVRSVTHVNALTVMSKAVAPGDKPRIQEVKEQRVTGLLVAVLVGLSIVIGDLLRQIPIAVLFGIFLYMGVMSLNGIQLTERIQLLLMPPKYHPDHIYIRKVRTLRMHLFTAVQVVCLATLWAVMSTAASLAFPFVLILTVPLKMFLLPRIFTTREMQCLDADDTEPTFDEKEGQDEYTEMHMPV; this is encoded by the exons CCTGTACACACAGGTCATGGGACAcagatggaggaagaggaagatgaaggagaCCTGAACAAGGCCTTGGGTGTTCAAAGATTTCAACAGATCCTCAGAACCAATCCCAGGATGCCCAGCGAGCAGCAACGCACCTACAGCGAGGAGGACTTTGAAT ACCATCGACAATCCTCACACCACATCCACCACGCTCTGTCCAAGCACCACAGTGACGGCAGGAGACATCGAAGcggaaaaaagaggaagaagaccAAGGATCAGAAAGTGAGTCCTGGTGCCAGCggggatgaggaggaagaagaggaggaatcTGTAAGTCCTGCAGGTAGCACTGTCCCCAGGACAGAGCCTGATGTCAAAGAAGGTGTACAG TTCTTTGTGTCGGACGACGACCGCCACCTTCCACTGTTTGATGGCTCAGAGAGCTCCACTCCTGCCCAAGGTGTTCAGCTACCAATCTCTTCTGGGGGCACTGAAGATATCTGTCATGATGA TGCTACTGAAGCCCCACCCCGTGGGTCCATCTCACTCCCACACAGTTACGACCCACCAAAGCATCATCACACGGCCAACCTGACAGGCATGGAGGGGGCCAAGTACCGGCGCATCCCCAACGACGAGGCCGAGACACAAACCCTGGCCTCCGCTCATCTGGAAGGCATTAAAA GTCATCGTCTTGAGGATGTCCCAGGGGTACGGCGACACCTGGTCAGAAAAAGCAACAAAGCCCACGTAGTGCATGTTAGTAAAGATCACCAGGAACTCAGCACACGGAATCGCAAACTAGATCGGACACCACATGAG GTGTTTGTGGAGTTGAATGAATTAATCCTGGATAAGAACCAAGAGTTGCAGTGGCGGGAGAGAGCCCGTTGGATCAAATTTGAAGAGGATGTGGAGGAGGAGACCGATCGCTGGGGTAAACCCCACGTGGCTTCACTCTCTTTTCGTAGCCTGCTGGAGCTCCGGAAGACCATCTCGCACG GTGCAGTGCTATTGGACCTGGACCAGAAGACTCTGCCTGGCATTGCCCATCAGGTGGTGGAGCAGATGATCATCTCCGATCAGATCAAAGCAGAAGACAGGACCAATGTCCTCCGGGCTCTGCTGCTCAAACACAG tcaTCCCAGTGATGAGAAGGAGCACGCTTCCTTCCCGAGGAACATTTCCGCAGTGAGTCTGGCTTCGCTGATGGCTCATCATCCCCATcaccacagcagcagcagcaaccaccTCTCCCAACCCGAGACGTCGGTCACCGAGCCACTCATGGGCAGCCCCACTCCCAAGGCCGACACCATTCTGCACACGGAGACGGAGAAAAATGAG AAAGAGACTGCACCAGCTAGTGGCATGCacaaatccaaatccaaacaTGAGCTAAAACTATTGGAGAAGATTCCAGAAAATGCAGAGGCCACTGTTGTACTTGTGG GCAGTGTTGATTTCCTGGAGCAGCCCACTATGGCGTTTGTGCGTCTGCTGGAAGCCGTAGAGTTGGACTCGGTGTTGGAGGTGCCGGTTCCTGTGCGGTTTCTCTTTGTTCTGCTTGGACCCCCCAGCACCAGCATGGACTACCACCAGATTGGCCGGTCCATATCTACTCTTATGTCCGACAAG TCCTTCCACGAGGCAGCTTATCTGGCAGATGAGCGGCAGGACCTGCTGAATGCCATTAACAGTTTTCTGGACTGTAGCATTGTGTTGCCCCCCTCGGAGCTGGGTGGCGAGGAACTCCTGCGATCCGTAGCTCACTTCCAGAGAGAGATGCTCCGCAAAAGAGAGGAACAGGAGGTTGGCTTGATGTCCAAGGAACCCAAGAGCACAGAGGAGAAAG AGGCTCTATTGGCTCCCTTTAAACCTGACGATGACCCACTGCAACGCACGGGTCGGCCCTTTGGTGGCCTGATCCGGGACGTCCGACGTAGGTATCCAAAGTACATCAGCGACTTTAAGGATGCTCTAGACCCCCAGTGCATGGCAGCCATCATCTTTATTTACTTTGCTGCTCTTTCGCCTGCAATCACATTTGGAGGGCTGCTCG GTGAGAAGACAGAGGGGCTAATTGGTGTGTCGGAGCTGATTGTGGCCACATGTATACAGGGAGTGCTCTTCTGCCTGTTGGGAGCTCAGCCACTGCTAGTGGTGGGCTTCTCTGGGCCTTTGCTAGTATTTGAAGAAGCATTCTTCTCT TTCTGCAAGAGTAACGATCTGGAGTACCTCACGGGCCGGGTGTGGATCGGATTCTGGCTTGTAGTCATTGTGGTGGTCATGGTGGCGTTGGAGGGCAGCTTCCTGGTTCGATTTGTGTCCCGTTTCACCCAGGAGATTTTTTCCATCCTAATTTCCCTCATTTTCATCTATGAGACTTTCTACAAACTAGCCAAG ATATTTCAAGAGCATCCCCTGCAGCGCTGCTCATTTGTGAATGGATCAGTACTGCCGAATGCGTCTGAAAGCTCCTCtgtggagaacctcacctggaacCAGCTAGCAGAGAACAGCAGCTCACCAGGGACGGCTAAGGTGATAGGAGAGCCAAACACAGCTCTCCTGTCGCTGGTGCTCATGTCAGGGACATTCTTCATCGCTTTCTATCTGCGAAAGTTCAAAAACAGTGCCTTCTTTCCTGGCAGA CTGCGGAGGGTGATTGGAGATTTTGGAGTGCCCATTGCCATCCTAGTTATGGTGCTGGTAGATTACAGCATCCAGGACACTTACACACAA AAGCTGAGTGTTCCACATGGCTTCTCTGTGACGACCCCAGCAAAGCGAGGGTGGGTAGTGAACCCCCTGGGCTCTCAGACACATTTCCCCATCTGGATGATGGCTGCCAGCGCTCTGCCTGCACTTCTTGTATTTATACTCATCTTCATGGAGACACAGATCACCAC GCTGATAGTGAGTAAGAAGGAACGGATGTTGATTAAGGGCTCTGGGTTCCACCTGGACCTGCTCCTGATTGTCACCGTGGGAGGCATTTGCGCTCTGTTCGGTCTTCCGTGGATGGCTGCTGCCACCGTGCGCTCTGTGACCCACGTCAACGCTCTGACTGTGATGAGCAAAGCTGTTGCTCCTGGAGACAAGCCTCGCATCCAAGAGGTCAAAGAGCAAAGGGTGACTGGACTGCTGGTGGCAGTTCTTGTAG GTCTTTCCATAGTGATCGGAGATCTCCTGCGACAGATCCCTATTGCAGTGCTCTTTGGGATCTTCCTCTACATGGGTGTGATGTCCCTGAATGGGATCCAGTTAACCGAACGCATCCAGCTGCTCCTCATGCCTCCAAAATACCACCCAGACCACATTTACATACGCAAG GTGCGGACCCTGCGCATGCACCTGTTCACGGCCGTGCAGGTGGTGTGTCTGGCCACCCTGTGGGCTGTCATGTCCACAGCAGCCTCACTAGCCTTTCCCTTCGTCCTCATCCTTACTGTGCCGCTGAAGATGTTCCTCCTCCCGCGCATCTTTACCACACGCGAGATGCAGTGT CTGGATGCCGATGACACAGAGCCCACCTTTGATGAGAAGGAGGGACAAGATGAGTACACAGAGATGCACATGCCGGTCTGA
- the slc4a2b gene encoding anion exchange protein 2b isoform X5 translates to MEGAKYRRIPNDEAETQTLASAHLEGIKSHRLEDVPGVRRHLVRKSNKAHVVHVSKDHQELSTRNRKLDRTPHEVFVELNELILDKNQELQWRERARWIKFEEDVEEETDRWGKPHVASLSFRSLLELRKTISHGAVLLDLDQKTLPGIAHQVVEQMIISDQIKAEDRTNVLRALLLKHSHPSDEKEHASFPRNISAVSLASLMAHHPHHHSSSSNHLSQPETSVTEPLMGSPTPKADTILHTETEKNEKETAPASGMHKSKSKHELKLLEKIPENAEATVVLVGSVDFLEQPTMAFVRLLEAVELDSVLEVPVPVRFLFVLLGPPSTSMDYHQIGRSISTLMSDKSFHEAAYLADERQDLLNAINSFLDCSIVLPPSELGGEELLRSVAHFQREMLRKREEQEVGLMSKEPKSTEEKEALLAPFKPDDDPLQRTGRPFGGLIRDVRRRYPKYISDFKDALDPQCMAAIIFIYFAALSPAITFGGLLGEKTEGLIGVSELIVATCIQGVLFCLLGAQPLLVVGFSGPLLVFEEAFFSFCKSNDLEYLTGRVWIGFWLVVIVVVMVALEGSFLVRFVSRFTQEIFSILISLIFIYETFYKLAKIFQEHPLQRCSFVNGSVLPNASESSSVENLTWNQLAENSSSPGTAKVIGEPNTALLSLVLMSGTFFIAFYLRKFKNSAFFPGRLRRVIGDFGVPIAILVMVLVDYSIQDTYTQKLSVPHGFSVTTPAKRGWVVNPLGSQTHFPIWMMAASALPALLVFILIFMETQITTLIVSKKERMLIKGSGFHLDLLLIVTVGGICALFGLPWMAAATVRSVTHVNALTVMSKAVAPGDKPRIQEVKEQRVTGLLVAVLVGLSIVIGDLLRQIPIAVLFGIFLYMGVMSLNGIQLTERIQLLLMPPKYHPDHIYIRKVRTLRMHLFTAVQVVCLATLWAVMSTAASLAFPFVLILTVPLKMFLLPRIFTTREMQCLDADDTEPTFDEKEGQDEYTEMHMPV, encoded by the exons ATGGAGGGGGCCAAGTACCGGCGCATCCCCAACGACGAGGCCGAGACACAAACCCTGGCCTCCGCTCATCTGGAAGGCATTAAAA GTCATCGTCTTGAGGATGTCCCAGGGGTACGGCGACACCTGGTCAGAAAAAGCAACAAAGCCCACGTAGTGCATGTTAGTAAAGATCACCAGGAACTCAGCACACGGAATCGCAAACTAGATCGGACACCACATGAG GTGTTTGTGGAGTTGAATGAATTAATCCTGGATAAGAACCAAGAGTTGCAGTGGCGGGAGAGAGCCCGTTGGATCAAATTTGAAGAGGATGTGGAGGAGGAGACCGATCGCTGGGGTAAACCCCACGTGGCTTCACTCTCTTTTCGTAGCCTGCTGGAGCTCCGGAAGACCATCTCGCACG GTGCAGTGCTATTGGACCTGGACCAGAAGACTCTGCCTGGCATTGCCCATCAGGTGGTGGAGCAGATGATCATCTCCGATCAGATCAAAGCAGAAGACAGGACCAATGTCCTCCGGGCTCTGCTGCTCAAACACAG tcaTCCCAGTGATGAGAAGGAGCACGCTTCCTTCCCGAGGAACATTTCCGCAGTGAGTCTGGCTTCGCTGATGGCTCATCATCCCCATcaccacagcagcagcagcaaccaccTCTCCCAACCCGAGACGTCGGTCACCGAGCCACTCATGGGCAGCCCCACTCCCAAGGCCGACACCATTCTGCACACGGAGACGGAGAAAAATGAG AAAGAGACTGCACCAGCTAGTGGCATGCacaaatccaaatccaaacaTGAGCTAAAACTATTGGAGAAGATTCCAGAAAATGCAGAGGCCACTGTTGTACTTGTGG GCAGTGTTGATTTCCTGGAGCAGCCCACTATGGCGTTTGTGCGTCTGCTGGAAGCCGTAGAGTTGGACTCGGTGTTGGAGGTGCCGGTTCCTGTGCGGTTTCTCTTTGTTCTGCTTGGACCCCCCAGCACCAGCATGGACTACCACCAGATTGGCCGGTCCATATCTACTCTTATGTCCGACAAG TCCTTCCACGAGGCAGCTTATCTGGCAGATGAGCGGCAGGACCTGCTGAATGCCATTAACAGTTTTCTGGACTGTAGCATTGTGTTGCCCCCCTCGGAGCTGGGTGGCGAGGAACTCCTGCGATCCGTAGCTCACTTCCAGAGAGAGATGCTCCGCAAAAGAGAGGAACAGGAGGTTGGCTTGATGTCCAAGGAACCCAAGAGCACAGAGGAGAAAG AGGCTCTATTGGCTCCCTTTAAACCTGACGATGACCCACTGCAACGCACGGGTCGGCCCTTTGGTGGCCTGATCCGGGACGTCCGACGTAGGTATCCAAAGTACATCAGCGACTTTAAGGATGCTCTAGACCCCCAGTGCATGGCAGCCATCATCTTTATTTACTTTGCTGCTCTTTCGCCTGCAATCACATTTGGAGGGCTGCTCG GTGAGAAGACAGAGGGGCTAATTGGTGTGTCGGAGCTGATTGTGGCCACATGTATACAGGGAGTGCTCTTCTGCCTGTTGGGAGCTCAGCCACTGCTAGTGGTGGGCTTCTCTGGGCCTTTGCTAGTATTTGAAGAAGCATTCTTCTCT TTCTGCAAGAGTAACGATCTGGAGTACCTCACGGGCCGGGTGTGGATCGGATTCTGGCTTGTAGTCATTGTGGTGGTCATGGTGGCGTTGGAGGGCAGCTTCCTGGTTCGATTTGTGTCCCGTTTCACCCAGGAGATTTTTTCCATCCTAATTTCCCTCATTTTCATCTATGAGACTTTCTACAAACTAGCCAAG ATATTTCAAGAGCATCCCCTGCAGCGCTGCTCATTTGTGAATGGATCAGTACTGCCGAATGCGTCTGAAAGCTCCTCtgtggagaacctcacctggaacCAGCTAGCAGAGAACAGCAGCTCACCAGGGACGGCTAAGGTGATAGGAGAGCCAAACACAGCTCTCCTGTCGCTGGTGCTCATGTCAGGGACATTCTTCATCGCTTTCTATCTGCGAAAGTTCAAAAACAGTGCCTTCTTTCCTGGCAGA CTGCGGAGGGTGATTGGAGATTTTGGAGTGCCCATTGCCATCCTAGTTATGGTGCTGGTAGATTACAGCATCCAGGACACTTACACACAA AAGCTGAGTGTTCCACATGGCTTCTCTGTGACGACCCCAGCAAAGCGAGGGTGGGTAGTGAACCCCCTGGGCTCTCAGACACATTTCCCCATCTGGATGATGGCTGCCAGCGCTCTGCCTGCACTTCTTGTATTTATACTCATCTTCATGGAGACACAGATCACCAC GCTGATAGTGAGTAAGAAGGAACGGATGTTGATTAAGGGCTCTGGGTTCCACCTGGACCTGCTCCTGATTGTCACCGTGGGAGGCATTTGCGCTCTGTTCGGTCTTCCGTGGATGGCTGCTGCCACCGTGCGCTCTGTGACCCACGTCAACGCTCTGACTGTGATGAGCAAAGCTGTTGCTCCTGGAGACAAGCCTCGCATCCAAGAGGTCAAAGAGCAAAGGGTGACTGGACTGCTGGTGGCAGTTCTTGTAG GTCTTTCCATAGTGATCGGAGATCTCCTGCGACAGATCCCTATTGCAGTGCTCTTTGGGATCTTCCTCTACATGGGTGTGATGTCCCTGAATGGGATCCAGTTAACCGAACGCATCCAGCTGCTCCTCATGCCTCCAAAATACCACCCAGACCACATTTACATACGCAAG GTGCGGACCCTGCGCATGCACCTGTTCACGGCCGTGCAGGTGGTGTGTCTGGCCACCCTGTGGGCTGTCATGTCCACAGCAGCCTCACTAGCCTTTCCCTTCGTCCTCATCCTTACTGTGCCGCTGAAGATGTTCCTCCTCCCGCGCATCTTTACCACACGCGAGATGCAGTGT CTGGATGCCGATGACACAGAGCCCACCTTTGATGAGAAGGAGGGACAAGATGAGTACACAGAGATGCACATGCCGGTCTGA